Proteins encoded by one window of Cuniculiplasma divulgatum:
- a CDS encoding ABC transporter ATP-binding protein, translating into MISGYLSESGFVKIIDDLSFELMDGEILGISGESGSGKTTLLYSIFNSLSYPGYILGGNVEIDNKDMLKMKEEELRKVRGEFISFVPQGTQNSLNPVKKIIDQFMDIIESHEREMNTEDLHRVLDIVHLGYDVLYRYPHEISGGMKQRVIIAMALLYSPKIIIMDEPTTGLDVLVQYEILKTIKEIQKKLSLSIIIVTHDISVLFQISDRVLVLYGGNIMEMGPYKALLTDAKHPYTKLLLDSIPTMSKSINKLNPIPGEPLDFSETPKGCVFSARCPFVINECRERRPILIEEDGTKYSCIRYPDWKKEAINNARSRA; encoded by the coding sequence ATGATTTCCGGGTATCTGAGTGAATCAGGATTTGTAAAGATAATTGATGATCTCAGCTTTGAATTAATGGATGGGGAAATTTTAGGGATATCCGGAGAATCTGGCTCGGGTAAGACTACACTGCTTTATTCAATTTTTAACTCACTATCATATCCAGGGTATATACTGGGAGGAAACGTGGAAATAGATAATAAAGACATGTTAAAAATGAAAGAAGAGGAACTAAGAAAAGTAAGAGGAGAGTTTATTAGTTTTGTCCCACAAGGAACACAGAACTCTCTAAATCCCGTGAAAAAAATTATAGATCAGTTTATGGACATAATAGAGTCTCATGAAAGAGAAATGAATACTGAGGATTTACATAGAGTTCTTGATATTGTACATCTGGGTTATGATGTTCTTTATAGATATCCTCATGAAATAAGTGGTGGGATGAAACAGAGAGTCATAATCGCAATGGCACTGTTGTATTCACCCAAAATTATAATTATGGATGAACCTACCACAGGACTTGACGTGCTTGTTCAATATGAGATTTTAAAAACTATAAAAGAGATTCAAAAAAAACTGTCATTGTCTATAATTATAGTTACACATGATATTTCGGTACTTTTTCAGATATCAGATAGAGTACTGGTTCTATATGGTGGAAATATAATGGAAATGGGACCTTATAAGGCACTTCTTACAGATGCAAAACATCCATATACTAAATTACTTCTTGATAGCATTCCCACTATGTCTAAGTCAATAAACAAGTTAAATCCTATTCCGGGAGAGCCATTGGATTTCTCAGAAACGCCGAAAGGTTGTGTTTTTTCGGCAAGATGTCCTTTTGTGATTAATGAATGTAGAGAAAGAAGACCAATCCTAATAGAGGAAGATGGAACTAAATACAGTTGCATAAGATACCCAGATTGGAAAAAGGAGGCTATAAACAATGCACGTTCTAGAGCTTAA